One genomic region from Cyanobium usitatum str. Tous encodes:
- the lptB gene encoding LPS export ABC transporter ATP-binding protein, whose protein sequence is MSLELVNVALAIGGRLLVNHVSLQLEPGEVVGLLGPNGAGKTTTFGLVTGLLRPDSGQVVMDGLAIEKLPMPQRARLGIGYLPQEPSVFRQLSVRDNLSLALQESATPMELRRQRLNGLIEDFHLSEFQNRKGYQLSGGERRRCEVARALAVGVEGPRYLLLDEPFAGVDPIAVSDLQQLIHQLKGRGMGLLITDHNVRETLAITDRAYILSEGSILASGSSQQVGSDPLVRRHYLGESFRL, encoded by the coding sequence ATGAGCTTGGAGCTCGTCAATGTGGCTCTGGCCATCGGCGGACGACTACTGGTAAACCACGTGTCGCTGCAGCTGGAGCCAGGTGAGGTAGTTGGCTTGCTTGGCCCCAACGGCGCGGGCAAAACCACCACCTTTGGTTTGGTGACTGGCTTGTTGCGCCCTGACTCCGGCCAGGTGGTGATGGATGGCCTGGCAATCGAAAAGCTGCCCATGCCCCAACGGGCCCGCCTAGGCATCGGCTACCTGCCCCAGGAGCCCAGTGTGTTTCGTCAACTAAGTGTGCGTGACAACCTGAGCCTTGCCCTACAGGAAAGTGCCACGCCAATGGAGCTGAGGCGCCAACGCCTCAATGGCTTAATCGAGGATTTTCACCTCAGCGAGTTTCAAAACCGCAAGGGGTATCAATTGTCCGGGGGTGAGCGGCGGCGTTGTGAAGTTGCCAGAGCATTGGCTGTGGGTGTGGAGGGTCCCCGCTATCTGCTGCTGGATGAACCCTTTGCGGGAGTAGACCCAATCGCGGTGTCGGATTTGCAGCAGTTGATCCACCAGCTCAAGGGGCGGGGCATGGGCCTGCTGATCACAGACCACAACGTGCGTGAAACCCTGGCGATCACCGATCGGGCCTACATCCTTTCTGAGGGATCGATTTTGGCTTCCGGCAGCTCCCAACAGGTTGGTTCCGATCCTCTGGTGCGCCGCCACTATCTCGGAGAATCCTTCCGGCTATGA